Below is a window of Vibrio fortis DNA.
CGACATCGCGATACTCTTTTGCTAGCTCATAAGGTGGATCGATCAAAACCAGACCGCGGCGCTCTTTTGGAGGTAGGCTGCCCTTAAGTCGCTTGAAGCCATCTTCTTTGTAGATAGAGACTTGGCGATCGCGGTGGAACTCTTGCTCAAGCAGTGGGTGATCGGCTGGGTGCAGCTCAGTCAGTACCATACGGTCTTGTTCACGTAGGTGAGCGCGAGCAACACGTGGTGAGCCTGGGTAGTAACGCAGTTTTTCACCGTTGTTGAGGGTTGCGATAGCGTCTAGGTAGCTTTGAATCTCTTCTGGAATCTGCTTTTGATCCCATACACGTGCAATACCTTGCTTGTATTCGCCTGTTTTTTCCGACCATTCATGAGTTAAGTCGTAGCGACCAACACCAGAGTGGGTGTCGTGGTAGACAAAAGGTTTGTCCTTCTGCTTCAGTGAATTAAGAATAAGGCTTTGTACAATATGCTTAACCACATCGGCATGGTTACCCGCGTGGAAGCTGTGGCGATAACTTAACAAATTAAACTCTCGTAACACTCTCGCTATAGAGTGTGGTTGGTGTCGGTTGGTATTCTGTCTTCATTATATACCGCACTAGCTAATAAATTCTCCCCAAAATAAGTGTGTCGTCGCGCGCAGGAGTGGTTAGTTATTGGTTCTACTATTGAAAT
It encodes the following:
- a CDS encoding 23S rRNA (adenine(2030)-N(6))-methyltransferase RlmJ, whose translation is MLSYRHSFHAGNHADVVKHIVQSLILNSLKQKDKPFVYHDTHSGVGRYDLTHEWSEKTGEYKQGIARVWDQKQIPEEIQSYLDAIATLNNGEKLRYYPGSPRVARAHLREQDRMVLTELHPADHPLLEQEFHRDRQVSIYKEDGFKRLKGSLPPKERRGLVLIDPPYELAKEYRDVVNAIFQSHKRWATGIYAIWYPVVNRCDIEDMIEGLEGLGIRKILQIELGVSPDTNERGMTASGMIVINPPWKLESQMKEILPFLKDAIAPATGHWKVDWIVPE